From Chryseobacterium joostei, the proteins below share one genomic window:
- a CDS encoding alkaline phosphatase, whose translation MKLSKILGLLALAVFSENQAQNYLNYNVGNAHSHNDYMQEIPFWQAYYANFGSIEADVFLVKGKLWVAHTEKELSGDRTLENLYLDNISKQIKLNKGNIYPDANKKLQLLIDIKQEYKTTLNALVSTLKKYPEITGNSGVKIVITGGRPQPADFKNYPNYLYFDGDLDKNYSADQLKRVGMFSADLPELVKWNGKGIPRDEETEKIKKAVDKAHVQQKPMRFYGAPDFPNAWVNLMDMGVDYINTDHIPDLKKFMNTIPKNFYKNTKEYATYTPTYKTDGISKKVKNVILLIPDGTSLPQYYAAFTANRGKLNVFNMKATGLSKTNSSNAYVTDSAPGSTAFATGVKTKNTFVGVDGTGKALAQIPDIISAKGMLSGLISTGDVTDATPADFYAHSDNRNSSEPILKDFASSKTKILIGGPTNGLTKETEQKLKEAKVDLFQDLKSVGKINNRTLIIDPLASQRITNGRGNWLADAFDLTLNDLKNNKKGFFMMVEASQTDGGGHSNNIEQLVTELLDFDHVVGKAMKFADENKETLVIVVGDHETGGLTLLDGSLKDGWVFGNFSTNDHTSIPSSVFAYGPNSKEFTGLFENTEIFNKILAAYGIEK comes from the coding sequence ATGAAATTATCAAAAATATTGGGATTGCTGGCTTTGGCAGTTTTTTCCGAAAATCAGGCACAGAATTATTTGAATTATAATGTAGGGAATGCACATTCTCATAATGATTATATGCAGGAAATCCCTTTTTGGCAGGCTTATTATGCGAACTTTGGATCCATTGAAGCAGATGTTTTTCTAGTTAAGGGTAAACTCTGGGTAGCCCACACAGAAAAAGAACTTTCCGGAGACAGAACCCTTGAAAATCTTTATCTGGACAATATTTCAAAGCAGATAAAACTGAACAAAGGGAATATTTATCCTGACGCAAATAAAAAATTACAATTGCTAATCGATATCAAGCAGGAGTATAAAACTACCTTGAATGCATTGGTCAGTACATTGAAGAAATATCCTGAAATTACGGGTAACTCGGGAGTGAAAATTGTGATTACAGGAGGAAGACCTCAGCCTGCTGATTTTAAAAACTATCCCAATTATCTTTATTTTGATGGAGATCTTGATAAAAACTATTCTGCGGACCAGTTGAAAAGAGTAGGGATGTTCAGTGCAGATCTTCCTGAACTTGTAAAATGGAACGGAAAAGGAATTCCAAGGGATGAAGAAACTGAAAAGATAAAGAAAGCTGTAGATAAAGCCCATGTTCAACAAAAGCCTATGCGTTTTTACGGAGCTCCTGATTTTCCCAACGCTTGGGTGAATCTAATGGATATGGGAGTGGATTACATCAATACAGATCATATTCCGGATCTTAAAAAATTCATGAATACGATCCCGAAAAATTTCTACAAAAATACAAAGGAGTACGCCACTTATACTCCAACCTATAAAACAGACGGAATCAGTAAAAAGGTGAAAAATGTAATTCTTTTGATTCCGGACGGAACTTCCCTGCCCCAATATTATGCTGCTTTTACGGCAAACAGAGGAAAGCTGAATGTCTTTAATATGAAAGCAACCGGTTTATCCAAAACCAATTCATCCAATGCTTATGTGACAGACTCGGCGCCCGGATCTACAGCATTTGCAACAGGAGTAAAAACAAAAAATACATTTGTGGGAGTGGATGGTACAGGGAAAGCTCTGGCTCAGATTCCTGATATTATTTCTGCTAAAGGAATGTTATCCGGCCTTATTTCTACAGGTGATGTTACCGATGCTACTCCGGCAGATTTTTATGCACATTCAGATAACAGAAACAGTTCGGAGCCTATTTTAAAGGATTTTGCCAGTTCAAAAACTAAAATTTTGATCGGAGGGCCTACAAACGGATTAACAAAAGAAACTGAACAGAAGCTTAAAGAAGCAAAGGTAGATTTATTTCAGGACCTCAAATCTGTTGGGAAAATAAACAATAGGACCTTAATTATTGATCCTCTGGCGTCACAAAGAATAACCAATGGAAGAGGAAACTGGCTGGCTGATGCCTTTGATCTTACTTTAAATGATCTAAAGAACAATAAAAAAGGGTTCTTCATGATGGTGGAAGCTTCCCAGACTGATGGTGGTGGGCACAGCAATAATATAGAGCAATTAGTCACCGAATTACTGGATTTCGATCATGTAGTTGGGAAAGCCATGAAGTTTGCAGATGAAAACAAGGAAACATTAGTAATCGTTGTAGGAGACCATGAAACAGGCGGCTTAACCCTTTTGGATGGAAGCTTAAAAGACGGATGGGTATTCGGAAACTTCAGTACAAACGATCATACCTCTATTCCGTCAAGTGTTTTTGCTTATGGTCCAAATTCAAAAGAATTCACAGGTCTATTTGAAAATACAGAAATATTCAACAAAATACTCGCAGCCTATGGCATAGAAAAGTAA
- a CDS encoding RagB/SusD family nutrient uptake outer membrane protein — MKFLNTIIVITGLSASLLSCTNELDIQPEGTPTEASFWKTENDLITGANAMYKPLSDSEFYGRGFFWFINASDDMVTGRSKSEADNVKNFSSNYIAAGDLETQWNKRYTVIGVANRVIRNVNNIQASQAVKNKYLGEALFMSSRMYFELAYSYGNEKAGVPIVDRTKEPDPNPIPRASNVMENYNYIVNDLKKAAELLPSQAELPAKDYGRPHKAAAWALLSKVYLFMKDWQNAAYWANEVMTKGNRTLLNNYSDVFKAENNYSTEYIWSIPSTPKFNSVGSILPGVMLENKGWGEYNGWGYFQPTKELYDEYEAGDLRRSATVLKLGDKFTFNGTERIYASSNSLTGYQFNKYMDAFKYPLSSGHVSANGDYPCTDLAVPIMRYAEVILIRAEALLMSGGNADAEINMIRKRAGLAPKTGCTMADLKHERRCELAGEWADRHRDLVRWGDAQSTYAQPLHGIDGKVVWAARNFNPATHNVWAVPQAEIVNSHGVIKQNEGW, encoded by the coding sequence ATGAAATTTTTAAATACAATAATTGTAATAACAGGGCTATCCGCATCATTGCTGTCATGCACCAATGAACTGGATATACAGCCAGAGGGAACTCCGACGGAGGCTAGCTTCTGGAAAACAGAAAATGATCTGATTACCGGAGCTAACGCTATGTATAAGCCACTTTCTGATAGTGAATTCTATGGGCGAGGTTTTTTCTGGTTTATCAATGCCAGTGACGATATGGTAACAGGAAGATCAAAAAGTGAAGCGGATAATGTGAAGAATTTTAGCAGCAATTATATCGCAGCAGGAGATCTGGAAACACAATGGAATAAAAGATATACTGTGATAGGAGTTGCGAACCGTGTTATTCGTAACGTTAATAATATTCAGGCTTCACAGGCGGTTAAAAATAAATATTTGGGAGAAGCTTTATTTATGAGCAGCAGAATGTATTTTGAACTTGCATATAGTTATGGAAATGAAAAGGCGGGTGTTCCCATTGTAGACCGTACTAAAGAGCCGGATCCAAACCCTATTCCAAGAGCTTCCAATGTAATGGAAAACTATAATTACATTGTCAATGATCTGAAAAAAGCAGCCGAATTATTACCAAGTCAGGCAGAACTTCCGGCTAAAGATTACGGAAGACCTCATAAAGCAGCGGCATGGGCACTTTTATCAAAAGTATATCTGTTTATGAAAGATTGGCAAAATGCAGCATACTGGGCGAACGAAGTAATGACAAAAGGAAATAGAACCCTTTTGAACAATTATTCAGATGTTTTCAAAGCTGAGAATAATTATAGTACAGAATATATCTGGTCCATTCCAAGTACTCCTAAGTTTAATTCAGTGGGAAGCATTCTTCCGGGAGTCATGTTAGAAAATAAAGGATGGGGAGAATATAACGGCTGGGGATATTTTCAGCCTACCAAAGAATTGTATGACGAGTATGAAGCCGGAGATCTTAGAAGAAGTGCAACTGTTCTTAAACTAGGAGATAAATTCACTTTTAACGGAACAGAAAGAATATATGCATCTTCTAACTCCCTTACAGGATACCAGTTTAATAAATATATGGATGCTTTTAAATATCCGTTGAGCAGTGGCCATGTAAGCGCTAATGGAGACTATCCTTGTACAGATCTTGCCGTTCCGATTATGCGTTACGCTGAGGTTATCCTGATCAGGGCCGAAGCTCTGTTGATGTCTGGCGGAAATGCAGATGCAGAAATCAACATGATTAGAAAACGTGCAGGACTAGCTCCCAAAACGGGATGTACAATGGCTGATCTGAAGCATGAAAGACGCTGCGAACTAGCAGGTGAATGGGCAGACAGACATAGAGATCTTGTACGTTGGGGAGATGCCCAGTCAACCTATGCTCAGCCTTTGCACGGGATAGACGGAAAAGTGGTATGGGCAGCAAGAAACTTCAATCCCGCAACTCATAATGTTTGGGCAGTTCCGCAGGCAGAAATTGTTAATAGCCACGGTGTTATTAAGCAAAACGAAGGTTGGTAA
- a CDS encoding SusC/RagA family TonB-linked outer membrane protein has protein sequence MNVFKIPVSVTYLTGRVLLIGAISASPMFLSQKKDSLKEKTIDEVVVIGYGTQKKSKVSGAVAEASLDKLSSRSLSGVGEVLQGKAAGVTVVNEGGDPNGSPKVNIRGLGGVNGETPLYVVDGVVFNGTPAINPNDIQDISVLKDAAAAIYGARSSGGVILITTKRGKKGSLTIDFDVKYGINQAWKLKESLNAAEFQDVMRQAYTNAGKLNSLPLAFNSEKYADGGITRTDWMKEIFRTGTIQEYNVNLSGGSEKSRFFVGMNHRNLEGILLNTQAKRYNFRVNSEHKVKDWLTFGENMYYNYSQGNTANTKNGYTGALVAAMYYPPNVPVYTPTGAFSGLPIDVAGGYGDMINPVAYLKRISIQNPTHEILINPYVEIALAKDLKFRSNFSQTFKIGNVKEFTPRVLEIGKIFDTNSLEYQSNNISTSLAEQLLTYKLTTGKHNFDFLAGFTFQKTTEDGFRAKAFDFRSEAEVFRYLQNAADTNKEVYSYKYQQSLVSYLARVNYDYAGKYIISLLGRRDGTSLVAKQNRFANYYSISGGWVVSKENFMNDIAWLSNLKLRGSYGILGNLGGVSYQAVNPLMVRDNNVIFGQDPSQNIAYYATTFPNSDIKWGKSEQTNFGVDASFLRNSLSLQFDYFVKNSRDQIFNVNLSSTSGYIDQYVNAGLFQDKGFELGINYNSKNTGDFNYSIGATFSQLKNTAKQLAGVDEIFINSNNVRGVLKPTRIKVGESLYSYYGYKTDGIFQTQAEIDNYKDANGNLIQPNAKPGDIKFLKKDGNTGVLNNNDFVNLGNPYPKFSYGLSYNMSWKNFDLNLFFQGVYGNKIFNGLKFISLNPGGTGQNYNMDRDILNAWTPQNTNTNIPRVVQGDPSGNYSKVSDFYVEDGSYFRLKNLTIGYSLPRELYKKLDVNKIRMYVTSNNLFTITKYTGFDPEIGMETYGVDTGRYPQARSFIFGLEVGF, from the coding sequence ATGAATGTATTTAAAATCCCTGTCTCAGTAACTTATTTAACGGGTAGGGTATTACTTATTGGTGCAATATCTGCTTCACCGATGTTCCTATCTCAAAAAAAGGACAGCTTAAAGGAAAAAACCATCGATGAGGTTGTTGTTATAGGATACGGAACACAGAAGAAAAGTAAAGTATCCGGTGCTGTTGCAGAAGCTTCGCTGGATAAGCTTAGTTCGAGATCTTTATCCGGAGTAGGAGAAGTACTTCAGGGAAAAGCCGCCGGAGTAACGGTAGTAAACGAAGGGGGAGATCCCAATGGCTCACCTAAAGTAAATATTCGTGGCTTGGGAGGGGTGAACGGAGAAACTCCGCTTTATGTTGTAGATGGAGTGGTTTTTAACGGAACTCCTGCCATTAACCCTAATGATATTCAGGATATCTCTGTGCTTAAGGATGCTGCTGCTGCAATTTATGGAGCAAGATCTTCCGGCGGGGTAATCCTTATTACCACAAAAAGAGGTAAAAAAGGGAGTTTGACTATTGATTTTGACGTTAAATACGGAATCAATCAGGCATGGAAATTAAAGGAATCTCTAAATGCTGCAGAATTCCAGGATGTGATGCGCCAGGCATATACTAACGCAGGGAAACTCAATAGCCTTCCACTGGCTTTCAATTCTGAAAAATATGCTGATGGCGGAATTACCAGAACAGACTGGATGAAAGAAATTTTCCGTACAGGAACCATCCAGGAATATAATGTAAACCTTAGTGGTGGAAGTGAAAAATCCAGATTCTTTGTAGGAATGAATCACAGGAATCTTGAGGGTATTTTATTGAACACTCAGGCAAAAAGATATAATTTCAGGGTAAACTCTGAACATAAAGTGAAAGACTGGTTAACGTTCGGAGAGAATATGTATTATAACTATTCCCAAGGAAATACAGCCAACACAAAGAATGGCTACACAGGAGCTTTGGTTGCCGCGATGTATTATCCACCCAATGTTCCGGTATATACACCAACGGGAGCTTTTTCCGGATTACCGATTGATGTGGCTGGAGGGTATGGAGATATGATCAACCCTGTTGCTTATCTTAAAAGGATCAGCATTCAAAATCCAACGCATGAAATTTTGATCAATCCTTACGTAGAGATTGCGTTGGCTAAAGATTTAAAATTCCGTTCTAATTTTTCCCAGACTTTTAAGATCGGAAATGTTAAAGAATTTACTCCCAGAGTACTGGAGATCGGAAAAATATTTGATACCAATAGCCTGGAATATCAGTCTAACAATATATCCACTTCTCTTGCCGAACAGCTCCTTACATATAAGCTAACAACAGGTAAGCATAATTTTGATTTCCTTGCAGGTTTTACTTTTCAGAAAACAACTGAAGATGGGTTCAGAGCAAAAGCTTTTGATTTCAGAAGTGAAGCAGAAGTCTTCAGATATCTTCAAAATGCTGCGGATACCAATAAAGAAGTATACAGTTATAAATATCAGCAGTCTCTGGTGTCTTATCTGGCAAGGGTTAACTATGACTATGCAGGAAAATATATTATCAGTTTGCTGGGAAGAAGAGATGGAACCTCTCTGGTTGCTAAACAAAATAGATTTGCTAATTATTATTCCATTTCTGGAGGATGGGTGGTTTCCAAGGAAAACTTTATGAACGATATTGCCTGGCTTTCCAATCTAAAGCTGAGAGGAAGTTACGGGATTTTAGGAAATCTGGGCGGGGTTTCTTATCAGGCAGTTAACCCTTTAATGGTAAGGGATAATAATGTTATTTTCGGGCAGGATCCGTCACAGAATATTGCTTATTATGCTACAACATTTCCTAATTCAGATATAAAATGGGGAAAATCAGAGCAAACCAATTTTGGGGTAGATGCTTCTTTCTTGAGAAACAGCCTTTCTTTACAGTTTGATTACTTTGTCAAGAACTCACGAGATCAGATTTTTAACGTTAACCTTTCAAGTACATCCGGCTATATAGATCAATATGTGAATGCCGGATTGTTTCAGGATAAAGGATTCGAATTAGGAATTAATTATAACAGCAAAAATACAGGCGACTTCAACTATTCAATAGGCGCTACTTTTAGTCAACTAAAAAATACGGCGAAGCAGTTGGCCGGTGTAGATGAGATCTTTATCAATAGTAATAATGTTCGTGGAGTATTGAAACCTACCCGAATAAAAGTAGGAGAATCTCTCTATTCTTATTATGGTTACAAAACTGACGGTATTTTCCAGACTCAGGCAGAAATCGACAATTACAAGGATGCCAATGGTAATCTTATTCAGCCTAATGCTAAACCGGGAGATATTAAATTCCTGAAAAAAGATGGGAATACCGGAGTATTGAACAATAATGACTTTGTCAACCTTGGAAATCCATATCCTAAATTCTCTTACGGATTATCCTATAATATGTCATGGAAGAACTTTGATCTTAACCTTTTCTTCCAGGGGGTATATGGAAACAAAATATTCAACGGATTGAAATTTATTTCATTAAACCCAGGTGGAACAGGGCAGAACTATAACATGGACAGGGATATTCTGAACGCATGGACTCCTCAGAATACCAATACCAATATTCCAAGAGTGGTACAAGGTGATCCAAGTGGTAATTACTCCAAAGTGTCGGATTTCTACGTAGAAGACGGTTCTTATTTTAGATTGAAAAACCTTACGATAGGATATTCATTGCCCAGAGAACTTTACAAAAAACTTGATGTGAATAAAATAAGAATGTATGTGACGAGCAATAACTTGTTTACCATCACAAAATATACAGGCTTTGACCCTGAAATAGGAATGGAAACGTACGGAGTTGATACCGGAAGATATCCTCAGGCCCGTTCGTTTATTTTCGGACTGGAAGTCGGGTTTTAA
- a CDS encoding SDR family oxidoreductase has translation MTIIITGTSSGIGFALAEYFGKKGNKVYGLSRKHTESQYFKSIPTDVTDNTAVQNAIAEVLKTETRIDVLINNAGMGMVGAVEDSTKEDILKLFSLNLAGPVQMMSAVLPKMRENKFGKIINVSSIGSEMGLPFRGFYSASKSALDKVTEAMRYEVYPWNIEVCSLHLGDIKTNIAENRVIAQVSQPYKNVFDKVYSLMNAHVNDGTEPIEVAEYIEKLLGKNKWKAHYYFGKFGQKIGVPLKWILPQGVYENLMKKYNKLD, from the coding sequence ATGACCATTATCATTACAGGAACCTCATCAGGGATTGGATTTGCATTAGCCGAATATTTTGGTAAAAAAGGGAACAAAGTATATGGTTTAAGCAGAAAACATACGGAAAGTCAGTACTTCAAATCGATACCTACTGATGTTACCGACAACACTGCTGTTCAAAACGCCATTGCTGAGGTTCTGAAAACCGAAACCAGAATTGATGTTCTTATCAACAATGCCGGAATGGGAATGGTAGGTGCCGTAGAAGATTCTACCAAGGAAGATATTCTAAAACTTTTCAGCCTGAATTTGGCTGGACCTGTTCAGATGATGAGTGCCGTACTTCCAAAGATGCGTGAAAATAAATTCGGAAAAATTATCAATGTTTCCAGTATCGGAAGTGAAATGGGATTGCCTTTCCGTGGATTTTATTCGGCATCAAAATCGGCTCTGGATAAAGTAACTGAAGCAATGAGGTATGAAGTTTACCCTTGGAATATTGAGGTATGCTCTCTTCACTTGGGAGACATTAAAACCAATATTGCAGAAAACAGAGTCATTGCACAGGTTTCCCAGCCTTATAAAAATGTATTTGACAAAGTATATTCTTTAATGAATGCCCATGTGAATGATGGCACCGAGCCTATAGAAGTGGCAGAATATATTGAAAAACTTTTAGGTAAGAATAAATGGAAAGCTCATTATTATTTTGGTAAATTCGGGCAGAAGATAGGAGTTCCATTGAAATGGATTCTTCCGCAGGGAGTTTATGAGAATTTAATGAAGAAATATAATAAACTGGACTAG
- a CDS encoding autotransporter assembly complex protein TamA, with product MKLFLKIFFVLFCVFIQAQKKQYWLIDTETKVRKKVKDSVSAVKYLDSLAQSNYFFTQLKDVKIKGDSTEIFYDKGKNFNETYVNLSDSIVQKLKVQKDFFTKNLDSTKKSINKSYIDEGYSFSRIKSKYKGQKNGFPIVELDINKNDKRTINGFVIKGYDKVPKRFIKNLEKEFKGKNYDDKNLLAINKNFQSHPFVTLERQPQTLFTKDSTNIYLFLEKKKTNTFDGVIGFGNDKSDKFTLNGTMNVNFRNMFNGFEAVNLYWQRNPDKGQTFDLQVDIPYLFKSNVGMNTKVNIYRQDSTFANVKFLPAFYYHINNRNKIGLRATLETSTIIDSLYVQGKDYNKRGIGIWFEMTEPTDIDLFLYKTRINAGYDYLTTTYTKGNIKSTQNQFYFFGEHNYHISGNHFLNIKGEGAMMDSKIEFSANELYRFGGWNSMRGFNENSLAADFYYYGSLEYRYLIGNQAFFDLFGQYGQLNNKSLNVKPKLYSVGLGFNFFIPIGLMSFQLSNGNEFGNPFKFNDIKIHWGILSRF from the coding sequence TTGAAGCTGTTTCTAAAAATATTTTTTGTCCTGTTCTGCGTTTTTATACAAGCGCAGAAAAAGCAGTATTGGCTCATTGATACTGAAACCAAGGTCAGAAAAAAAGTAAAAGACTCCGTGTCTGCAGTAAAATATCTGGATTCTCTGGCTCAAAGCAATTACTTCTTCACTCAGCTGAAAGATGTAAAAATAAAAGGAGACAGCACTGAAATTTTTTATGACAAAGGGAAGAATTTCAATGAAACCTATGTAAACCTTTCCGATTCCATTGTTCAGAAGCTGAAAGTTCAGAAAGATTTTTTTACTAAAAACTTAGATTCAACAAAAAAAAGCATCAACAAAAGCTATATTGACGAAGGGTATTCTTTCAGTAGAATTAAGTCTAAGTATAAGGGACAAAAAAATGGATTTCCGATTGTAGAACTGGACATCAATAAAAATGATAAAAGAACGATCAACGGTTTTGTTATAAAAGGTTACGATAAGGTTCCAAAACGATTCATCAAAAATCTGGAAAAGGAATTTAAGGGTAAAAATTATGATGACAAAAACTTATTGGCCATTAATAAGAATTTTCAAAGCCACCCTTTTGTTACGCTTGAAAGACAACCACAGACCCTGTTCACCAAAGATTCTACAAATATTTACCTGTTTTTAGAGAAAAAAAAGACCAATACCTTTGATGGGGTAATTGGTTTTGGAAATGATAAGTCTGACAAGTTTACCCTAAACGGAACCATGAATGTTAATTTCAGGAATATGTTCAACGGTTTTGAGGCGGTTAATCTTTATTGGCAGAGAAACCCTGACAAAGGGCAAACCTTTGATCTTCAGGTAGACATTCCTTACCTGTTTAAATCCAATGTGGGGATGAATACCAAGGTGAATATCTACAGGCAGGATTCTACCTTTGCCAACGTAAAGTTTCTTCCTGCTTTTTATTATCACATCAACAACCGTAATAAGATTGGTCTTCGAGCGACTCTGGAAACCTCTACGATTATTGATTCATTGTATGTTCAGGGAAAGGATTACAACAAAAGAGGGATTGGGATCTGGTTTGAAATGACCGAGCCTACCGATATTGATCTTTTTCTTTACAAAACAAGGATCAATGCGGGATACGATTATTTAACAACAACCTATACCAAAGGAAATATCAAGTCTACCCAAAATCAGTTTTACTTTTTTGGGGAACATAATTATCATATTTCCGGAAACCATTTCCTGAATATTAAAGGGGAAGGCGCCATGATGGATTCTAAAATAGAATTTTCTGCCAACGAGTTGTATCGATTTGGAGGCTGGAATTCCATGCGGGGATTTAATGAAAATTCCCTCGCCGCAGATTTTTATTATTATGGAAGCTTAGAATATCGGTACCTCATCGGCAATCAGGCTTTCTTCGACCTCTTTGGGCAATATGGACAGCTCAATAACAAATCGTTGAATGTAAAACCCAAGCTTTACAGTGTTGGGCTAGGTTTCAATTTCTTTATACCGATCGGGCTGATGAGTTTTCAGCTATCTAATGGTAACGAATTTGGAAACCCATTCAAATTCAATGATATAAAAATCCACTGGGGTATTCTGAGCAGATTTTAA